One genomic segment of Impatiens glandulifera chromosome 6, dImpGla2.1, whole genome shotgun sequence includes these proteins:
- the LOC124943986 gene encoding ABC transporter B family member 25-like, with the protein MVLKGVTLKLQPGSKVTLVGPSGGDKKMANSHEFISKFPDKYLTHVGERGARLSGGQKQRVAIARALLMNPKILLLDEATSALDAESEYLVQDAMDSLMKGRTVLIIAHRLSTV; encoded by the exons ATGGTACTCAAG GGAGTAACATTGAAATTGCAACCCGGTTCGAAAGTCACTTTGGTCGGTCCAAGTGGAGGTGATAAG AAAATGGCTAACTCCCACGAGTTCATCTCAAAATTCCCAGACAAGTACCTAACCCACGTAGGAGAACGTGGGGCAAGGCTTTCGGGAGGACAGAAACAGAGAGTGGCAATTGCAAGAGCTCTTCTAATGAACCCTAAGATTCTCCTCTTGGATGAAGCTACAAGTGCTTTGGATGCAGAAAGTGAATATCTAGTTCAG GATGCTATGGATTCTTTGATGAAGGGTCGGACAGTACTGATTATAGCGCACAGGTTATCGACTGTTTAA